The following are encoded together in the Chloroherpetonaceae bacterium genome:
- the sppA gene encoding signal peptide peptidase SppA, whose amino-acid sequence MPEQKKPSGSRRITLVLLLLLLIISAIVIFRALQPQSRIPEKAVLMLEVRGPLPERIFIDAPPFDAPFGSSQPLPTFQSILRALHRAKSDARIRLVVLNISNLSASFSKIAELREAVEAARQSGKEVWAYLRGGSDKEYYLATACNKIYVEPYSVLIIDGLSFESLYFKTALEKVGIEVEAIRRGKYKSAVEQFTRDSQSDADREQDEAILDAFDKAYVQAIAKGRNLSESEVRQLINDVAYFSENAFVSAKLADSVTYMNDLKERLKSQLGISDDDEEIFIDLSDYAQETREKTGEKIAVVYVQGGIVDGKGAPQPDGNDNTGDSPITKALEDAREDESIKAIILRVDSPGGSVTASEKMAQAILKAKAKKPVVVSMSGVAASGGYWISADGNKILAHPLTITGSIGIFALKPNLKKLQDEIGLKRQVLLRGKYADAYNLFEKLSPEAYQKVDALINEGYQRFLSRVANGRNMTTAAVDSIAQGRVWIGETAKNLGLVDELGGFYRAVDIAKELAGIQPETSVQFVEYPKRKSFFDLLFGEDDDSDAQAQLYEWLKAAFRREMYLELFLSPVAAEEAQRWRNALTEMLRSPLTLMARLPREIIVK is encoded by the coding sequence ATGCCTGAACAGAAAAAGCCCAGTGGCTCACGCCGCATCACGCTCGTTCTTCTTTTGTTGCTACTGATTATCAGTGCAATTGTCATTTTTCGTGCCTTGCAGCCCCAAAGTCGCATTCCTGAAAAGGCAGTCTTAATGTTAGAAGTAAGAGGGCCGCTGCCCGAGCGCATTTTCATTGATGCTCCACCGTTTGATGCCCCCTTCGGTTCATCACAGCCTCTTCCAACTTTTCAGAGCATTTTGCGTGCTCTTCACCGCGCCAAAAGTGATGCACGCATCAGACTCGTTGTGCTTAACATTTCTAATCTTTCTGCCTCATTCTCAAAAATCGCCGAGCTTCGTGAAGCTGTTGAAGCAGCTCGTCAGTCTGGCAAAGAAGTTTGGGCATACCTGCGTGGCGGGAGCGACAAAGAATACTACCTTGCAACTGCTTGCAATAAAATCTACGTCGAGCCCTACAGTGTGCTCATCATTGACGGACTCAGTTTTGAGAGCCTCTACTTTAAGACCGCGCTGGAAAAAGTGGGCATTGAAGTAGAAGCTATCCGACGGGGCAAATACAAAAGTGCGGTTGAGCAATTTACGCGTGATAGCCAAAGCGATGCTGACCGCGAGCAAGATGAAGCCATACTTGACGCATTTGACAAGGCATACGTTCAAGCAATTGCAAAGGGTCGGAATTTGTCGGAAAGTGAAGTGCGCCAGCTCATTAACGATGTCGCATATTTTTCAGAGAACGCATTTGTGAGCGCTAAGCTAGCGGACAGCGTAACTTATATGAATGATTTGAAAGAGCGTCTTAAATCACAGCTCGGCATCTCGGACGACGACGAAGAGATTTTCATTGACCTTTCTGATTATGCTCAAGAGACGCGGGAAAAGACAGGTGAGAAAATCGCGGTGGTCTATGTGCAGGGCGGCATTGTCGACGGCAAAGGTGCGCCACAACCTGACGGCAATGACAACACAGGCGACTCTCCTATCACCAAAGCTCTCGAAGATGCCAGAGAAGACGAAAGCATCAAAGCGATTATTCTCCGTGTTGACAGCCCTGGCGGCTCTGTTACTGCCTCTGAGAAAATGGCACAAGCCATTCTCAAAGCCAAAGCAAAAAAACCAGTGGTCGTCTCTATGTCAGGCGTTGCTGCATCGGGTGGCTATTGGATTTCAGCTGATGGAAACAAAATCCTTGCACATCCCCTTACCATTACGGGCTCCATTGGCATTTTCGCACTCAAACCCAACCTCAAAAAGTTGCAAGATGAAATTGGCTTGAAGCGCCAAGTGCTTCTGCGTGGCAAATACGCCGATGCGTACAATCTCTTTGAGAAACTTTCGCCTGAAGCCTACCAAAAAGTCGATGCGCTGATTAACGAAGGTTACCAGCGCTTTCTTTCTCGTGTGGCAAACGGACGGAATATGACGACTGCTGCAGTCGACAGCATTGCGCAGGGACGAGTTTGGATCGGTGAGACCGCTAAGAACCTCGGACTTGTCGACGAACTGGGTGGATTTTACCGTGCCGTCGATATTGCCAAAGAACTGGCAGGCATTCAACCCGAGACCAGCGTCCAGTTTGTAGAATATCCCAAGCGCAAGAGCTTCTTTGACCTTCTTTTCGGTGAAGATGATGATAGCGATGCACAAGCTCAATTGTATGAATGGCTCAAGGCCGCTTTTCGGCGAGAAATGTATCTGGAACTTTTCCTCAGCCCAGTGGCTGCCGAGGAAGCACAGCGCTGGCGAAATGCACTCACTGAAATGCTGCGCTCACCTTTGACACTTATGGCGCGTCTGCCACGAGAGATTATCGTCAAATAG
- a CDS encoding dipeptide ABC transporter ATP-binding protein produces MSVPSAPVSDQDALLVVRNLKTYFPVRKGFFSKVVGYVKAVDDVSFVIRRGETLGLVGESGCGKTTLGRSLLRLIEPTSGEVFFNGQNILKMERSLLRQIRKEMQIIFQDPFSSLNPRLTVGQMLTEVLQVHQLAEGAAAEKRAAELLEQVGLSREYLNRYPHEFSGGQRQRLGIARALAVEPKFIVCDEPVSALDVSIQSQIINLLQDLQKSLGLTYLFIAHDLSVVEHISDRVAVMYLGKIVEIAPCEQLYRQPKHPYTEALLSAVPIPNPNVKRKRIVLTGDIPSPINVPSGCAFHPRCHKAEARCQHIAPTLHTIQSDTAHSVSCLLYESSFLVQENART; encoded by the coding sequence ATGTCAGTGCCTTCAGCGCCAGTGTCCGACCAAGATGCTTTGCTCGTCGTTAGGAATCTCAAGACTTACTTTCCAGTCCGCAAAGGCTTTTTTTCAAAAGTGGTCGGCTATGTTAAAGCCGTCGATGATGTGTCGTTTGTGATTCGACGTGGTGAGACGCTTGGATTAGTTGGCGAATCTGGATGCGGCAAAACTACCTTAGGGCGAAGTCTCTTGCGTCTTATTGAGCCGACCAGCGGTGAAGTCTTCTTCAACGGTCAGAACATTCTCAAAATGGAGCGGTCTTTGCTTCGCCAGATTCGCAAGGAGATGCAAATTATCTTTCAAGATCCGTTTAGTTCGCTCAACCCACGCCTTACGGTTGGGCAAATGCTTACTGAAGTCTTGCAAGTGCATCAGCTTGCCGAAGGGGCAGCAGCTGAAAAGAGAGCCGCAGAGTTGCTGGAGCAAGTCGGTCTGTCGCGTGAGTATTTGAACCGCTACCCACACGAATTTTCAGGTGGTCAGCGGCAGCGCTTAGGTATTGCGCGCGCATTGGCTGTGGAGCCGAAATTTATCGTCTGCGATGAACCCGTTTCAGCCTTAGATGTCTCAATTCAATCGCAAATCATTAATCTCTTACAGGATTTGCAGAAATCATTGGGGCTCACATACCTCTTCATTGCGCACGACCTTTCCGTAGTGGAGCACATCTCTGACCGCGTCGCTGTGATGTATCTAGGCAAAATTGTGGAGATAGCCCCTTGCGAGCAACTCTATCGCCAGCCTAAGCATCCATACACGGAAGCGCTGCTTTCAGCCGTGCCAATTCCGAACCCAAATGTCAAGCGAAAGAGAATTGTGCTTACAGGCGATATTCCCAGTCCTATCAATGTGCCCAGTGGATGCGCTTTTCACCCACGCTGTCACAAAGCAGAGGCACGCTGCCAGCATATTGCACCCACCTTGCACACTATCCAGAGCGACACCGCGCATTCTGTTAGCTGTTTGCTGTATGAGTCTTCTTTTCTTGTGCAAGAAAATGCACGCACATAA
- the kdsA gene encoding 3-deoxy-8-phosphooctulonate synthase, with protein MDALKIGDPNELFFIAGPCVVESRDLVMRTAEKLKQAAEKVGVGLIFKASYKKANRTSVKSFTGIGDEAALRILREVKESLALPVLTDVHSVEEAELAAGYVDVLQIPAFLSRQTELLQAAGKTGKAVNIKKGQFMAPGDMHQAAEKVLATGNRKVMLTERGASFGYHNLVVDYRSLPIMRETGLPVVFDATHSVQLPSAGNGVSAGERRFIPALARAAVAVGVSGVFMEVHPNPPAAKSDAATQVPLRQFEPLARELKALFELSRTFKVKLA; from the coding sequence ATTGATGCACTCAAGATTGGTGACCCAAATGAGCTGTTTTTCATCGCTGGTCCGTGCGTGGTAGAAAGCCGAGACTTGGTGATGCGAACTGCAGAAAAGTTGAAGCAAGCTGCAGAGAAAGTTGGGGTCGGGCTGATTTTTAAGGCGTCCTACAAAAAAGCCAACCGCACCTCTGTGAAGTCCTTCACAGGCATCGGCGATGAGGCAGCGCTTCGGATTTTGCGTGAGGTGAAAGAAAGCCTTGCGTTGCCCGTGCTAACGGATGTGCACTCGGTTGAAGAAGCAGAGTTAGCAGCAGGCTATGTCGATGTGTTGCAAATCCCTGCCTTCCTGTCGCGCCAGACGGAGCTTCTGCAGGCTGCAGGAAAAACAGGCAAAGCCGTCAATATCAAGAAGGGGCAGTTTATGGCGCCTGGCGATATGCATCAAGCAGCGGAGAAAGTGCTGGCAACAGGCAATCGAAAGGTGATGCTCACAGAGCGCGGCGCCAGTTTCGGGTATCACAATCTGGTAGTGGATTATCGTTCCTTGCCGATTATGCGTGAGACGGGTTTGCCAGTTGTCTTCGATGCCACGCATAGTGTTCAGCTACCGAGTGCAGGTAACGGAGTGTCAGCCGGTGAAAGACGGTTTATTCCCGCCCTAGCGCGTGCTGCAGTAGCCGTAGGCGTCTCTGGCGTGTTTATGGAGGTGCACCCCAATCCGCCTGCTGCAAAGTCTGATGCCGCAACACAAGTGCCGCTGAGACAATTTGAACCGCTTGCACGTGAGCTGAAAGCGCTTTTCGAACTGTCTAGAACCTTTAAAGTCAAACTCGCATAG
- a CDS encoding HAD-IIIA family hydrolase, whose product MEFMGVPVPAIDEQERYKRYREALKQIRIIILTVDGVLTDGHINYTESGDEIRTFFARDGFAIKEALAQGLRVVVISTRPSKATMRRMIELGVTDVYLGIRNKLETYEEIKMLYGVTDEECLYIGDDYDDLPILKKVGFSATPLNGIEALRYNVGYVSAFEGGKGCVRDVIELTLVEQGKWQYGELYR is encoded by the coding sequence ATGGAGTTCATGGGCGTACCCGTACCAGCAATAGATGAACAAGAACGTTACAAACGCTACCGAGAAGCACTAAAGCAAATTCGAATTATCATCTTGACCGTCGACGGTGTGCTGACGGATGGCCATATCAATTACACAGAGTCGGGTGATGAAATTCGCACATTTTTTGCCCGTGATGGCTTTGCGATTAAAGAAGCGCTGGCGCAAGGTCTGAGGGTTGTGGTGATTTCCACACGTCCCTCGAAAGCAACCATGCGCCGAATGATTGAACTCGGTGTAACCGATGTCTATTTAGGCATTCGCAATAAGCTGGAGACTTACGAAGAAATTAAGATGCTCTATGGCGTAACTGACGAGGAATGTCTTTACATTGGTGATGATTACGATGACCTGCCAATCCTGAAGAAGGTTGGCTTTTCAGCAACGCCGCTCAACGGCATTGAAGCATTGCGTTACAATGTAGGCTATGTATCTGCCTTCGAGGGCGGTAAAGGGTGTGTGCGCGACGTGATTGAACTGACGCTAGTCGAACAAGGCAAATGGCAGTATGGCGAACTTTATCGCTGA
- a CDS encoding ATP-dependent 6-phosphofructokinase, with protein MESAVLSTPEKAHSFASPQAADGRKVKTVGVLTSGGDCSGLNPTLRALVKTLINVYGVKVIGYRDGFRGMIENDYVELDLRSVSGIIDKGGTILGTSNKANPFRQYQPETGEFKDVSQKVVADAKKLGIDALVAIGGDGTMSMAARFTDMGLPTVGIPKTIDNDLMATDLTFGFHSAVQVVCEAIDRINTTAMSHHRVMIIEVMGRYAGWIALYGGVAGGADVILIPEIPYSVETVAKVCDRRNQQGKGFTIIVIAEGAKPIGGELTVQKIVKDSFDQIRLGGVGMQLASQLEQLIPRLEVRVTILGHLQRGGSPIAFDRLLSTRFGVYAAHMVMRGEFAKMAALRGNEIVSVPIAEVAGKNKFVPLDHDLIHAAKCVGTSFGEPEENTSKQA; from the coding sequence ATGGAGTCCGCAGTTTTATCCACACCAGAGAAAGCCCACTCCTTTGCATCACCACAAGCAGCGGATGGCAGAAAAGTCAAGACGGTTGGCGTGCTCACAAGTGGGGGAGATTGCTCTGGGCTTAATCCAACACTGCGCGCCCTTGTCAAGACGCTCATCAATGTCTATGGTGTCAAGGTGATTGGCTACCGCGATGGCTTTCGCGGAATGATTGAAAACGACTATGTCGAGCTGGACCTAAGGAGCGTGTCAGGTATCATTGACAAGGGGGGCACCATTTTGGGCACATCGAATAAAGCCAACCCATTCCGACAGTATCAGCCTGAAACGGGTGAATTCAAAGATGTCTCCCAAAAAGTTGTAGCCGATGCGAAGAAACTGGGTATTGATGCACTGGTTGCAATCGGGGGCGATGGCACGATGTCCATGGCTGCACGTTTCACCGATATGGGCTTGCCGACTGTAGGCATTCCCAAAACAATTGACAATGACCTGATGGCAACGGACCTCACATTTGGATTTCACAGCGCCGTGCAAGTGGTCTGCGAAGCTATTGACCGCATCAATACGACGGCAATGTCGCATCACCGCGTCATGATTATCGAGGTGATGGGGCGATACGCAGGGTGGATTGCGCTTTACGGCGGCGTTGCAGGAGGCGCAGACGTGATTCTCATTCCTGAAATCCCCTACTCTGTCGAGACCGTTGCTAAAGTTTGCGACCGTCGTAATCAGCAAGGCAAAGGTTTTACGATTATCGTGATTGCCGAAGGGGCGAAGCCAATCGGTGGGGAGCTCACGGTGCAAAAAATTGTAAAAGATAGCTTCGACCAGATTCGCTTAGGGGGCGTTGGAATGCAGCTGGCAAGCCAGCTCGAGCAACTCATTCCGCGTCTGGAAGTGCGCGTAACCATCTTGGGGCACTTGCAGCGAGGGGGCTCACCAATTGCTTTTGACCGATTGCTCTCGACGCGCTTTGGCGTCTATGCGGCGCATATGGTGATGCGCGGCGAGTTTGCAAAGATGGCAGCGCTGCGCGGTAACGAGATTGTCTCCGTCCCAATCGCTGAAGTCGCAGGTAAAAACAAATTTGTGCCCTTAGACCACGACCTCATCCATGCAGCAAAGTGCGTAGGCACTTCATTCGGCGAACCTGAAGAAAACACATCTAAGCAGGCTTAG
- a CDS encoding 2,3-bisphosphoglycerate-dependent phosphoglycerate mutase has product MAKLILVRHGESQWNLENRFTGWVDVPLTDKGRREAREAGEKIKHIPIHFGYTSVLYRAIETHILALTAAGQIDCVPTYFNKALNERHYGALQGLNKAETAKKYGEEQVKLWRRSYDIPPPNDVTELNPDGYTESLKDTAARALPYFHKEILPKVHEGKNVLVSAHGNSLRAIVMELDQLTKEEVLELNIPNGIPIVYEYDGTRLVSKTML; this is encoded by the coding sequence ATGGCAAAACTTATTCTCGTCCGTCATGGCGAATCACAGTGGAACTTAGAAAACCGCTTCACAGGCTGGGTTGATGTGCCCCTAACAGATAAAGGTCGACGTGAAGCGCGTGAGGCCGGGGAAAAAATCAAACATATTCCTATTCACTTCGGCTATACATCTGTGCTTTACCGCGCCATTGAAACACACATTCTTGCCCTAACTGCTGCTGGACAAATTGACTGCGTGCCTACCTATTTCAACAAAGCTCTCAATGAACGCCACTATGGCGCCCTGCAAGGGCTTAACAAAGCAGAAACCGCAAAGAAATACGGAGAAGAGCAGGTTAAACTTTGGCGACGCAGTTACGACATTCCGCCACCTAACGATGTTACCGAACTCAATCCAGATGGCTACACAGAAAGTCTCAAAGACACAGCCGCCCGCGCTCTGCCATACTTCCACAAGGAAATCCTACCCAAAGTGCACGAAGGCAAAAACGTGTTAGTTTCTGCGCATGGCAATAGCCTACGCGCTATCGTGATGGAACTTGACCAGCTTACCAAAGAAGAGGTGCTTGAGCTAAACATTCCAAACGGTATTCCGATTGTCTATGAGTATGATGGCACGCGACTTGTCTCCAAGACAATGCTTTGA
- the rfbD gene encoding dTDP-4-dehydrorhamnose reductase: protein MYKRVLITGANGLVGQKLVEVFSRDRQFDLLVCARQPAPYNALASFGYLSLDITQRGAVKELIWNFSPDYIINAAAFTDVDACEREKELSWKANVTAVENLLAGARLVEACVVQISTDYIFDGKAGPYDETALPNPLNYYGREKLAAENAVRASGENWLIVRTNVVYGVAPRVKKNFAIWLTQELKNRRPVTVVDDQYGNPTLADDLARGIYELVRWGKRGVYHIAGADYLSRYEFALKLAEVFGFDKSLITPIKTADLNQLAPRPLQSGLITIKAQSELGINFLGVEESLRIFKHQFMESAAV, encoded by the coding sequence ATGTATAAGCGTGTTCTCATAACGGGAGCTAACGGACTGGTCGGGCAAAAGTTAGTAGAGGTCTTTTCCAGAGACCGCCAGTTTGACCTTTTGGTCTGTGCCCGCCAGCCTGCACCGTATAATGCATTAGCGAGTTTCGGCTACCTTTCACTTGACATTACGCAACGTGGCGCGGTCAAAGAGCTTATCTGGAATTTTTCACCCGACTACATTATCAACGCTGCAGCCTTCACGGATGTCGACGCATGTGAGCGCGAAAAAGAACTCTCTTGGAAAGCAAATGTAACGGCGGTCGAGAATTTGCTTGCTGGCGCACGTTTGGTAGAAGCTTGCGTCGTGCAGATTTCAACTGATTATATCTTTGACGGTAAAGCCGGTCCTTACGACGAGACGGCCCTGCCTAATCCACTTAACTACTACGGTCGCGAAAAACTGGCTGCTGAGAATGCAGTGCGTGCCTCAGGTGAAAACTGGCTTATTGTGAGAACAAATGTAGTTTATGGTGTTGCACCCCGTGTTAAGAAAAACTTCGCTATTTGGCTGACGCAAGAGCTGAAAAATCGCCGCCCTGTCACGGTGGTTGATGACCAATACGGTAACCCCACGCTGGCTGACGACCTTGCTCGTGGCATCTACGAGCTGGTTCGCTGGGGCAAACGAGGCGTCTATCATATCGCCGGAGCCGATTACCTTTCTCGCTACGAGTTTGCTCTCAAGCTGGCTGAGGTTTTTGGCTTCGATAAATCGCTCATTACGCCTATCAAGACGGCAGACCTTAACCAATTAGCCCCCCGACCGTTGCAATCAGGCTTGATTACGATTAAAGCACAGTCCGAACTGGGTATCAACTTTTTAGGTGTAGAAGAAAGTCTGCGAATTTTCAAACATCAATTTATGGAAAGTGCTGCCGTCTAA